One Spirochaetota bacterium genomic region harbors:
- a CDS encoding BglII/BstYI family type II restriction endonuclease has product MFEKLKSKGFQVLTLHHAEAILMHDMHPAVDEIESVLSDITIPINELVYGGGGEGELTQRIRKSLSERYGWRKHNFEIKKIVDGVEKESISHEIDHIKKFPTGTFALEIEWNNKDPFFDHDLENFKRLHADGVISIGAIITRGLTLHEGMRDLIEEFAVANGANNIERVREYYNPTERQKELIQRSASSKGSFEKGWAHVFVSDKFGEATTHWKKLEDRVNRGVGNPCPLLLIGIPKEIVVY; this is encoded by the coding sequence ATGTTCGAAAAACTCAAATCCAAAGGCTTCCAGGTTCTGACCCTCCATCACGCCGAAGCGATATTGATGCATGACATGCATCCGGCGGTCGACGAGATCGAATCCGTGTTGTCCGATATAACGATCCCGATCAACGAACTCGTCTACGGCGGTGGCGGTGAAGGGGAGCTGACGCAAAGGATTCGGAAAAGCCTCTCCGAACGGTATGGATGGAGAAAACACAACTTCGAGATTAAAAAAATCGTCGATGGCGTCGAGAAGGAATCGATCTCACACGAAATCGACCACATAAAGAAATTCCCCACCGGCACCTTCGCTCTCGAAATCGAGTGGAATAACAAGGATCCTTTCTTCGACCATGACCTCGAAAACTTCAAACGCCTGCATGCCGACGGCGTTATATCAATCGGCGCGATAATAACCCGCGGACTCACCCTGCACGAGGGCATGCGCGATCTGATTGAAGAATTTGCCGTCGCGAACGGCGCAAACAACATCGAGCGGGTCCGGGAATACTACAATCCCACCGAGCGTCAGAAGGAACTGATCCAGCGATCGGCTTCTTCAAAAGGCTCGTTCGAAAAAGGCTGGGCGCATGTTTTCGTATCCGATAAATTCGGAGAGGCGACCACCCACTGGAAAAAACTCGAGGACAGGGTTAACCGCGGAGTGGGAAATCCCTGCCCACTGCTTCTTATAGGAATCCCGAAGGAAATCGTTGTATACTGA
- a CDS encoding MT-A70 family methyltransferase, whose protein sequence is MSTIYQLSEANPSEDLLTKAQGPYSTILADPPWQFQNRTGKMAPEHKRLLRYPTMELKEIMDLPVNKLSAAKSHLYLWVPNALLQEGLRVMEAWGFTYKTNLVWYKVRKDGGPDGRGVGFYFRNVTELVLFGVRGSMRTLQPGRTMVNLLYTRKREHSRKPDELYSMIEACSPGPYFELFARFRRPGWDQWGNEDVEVNSFHGVAKRKAHGDPQMRLFESPRGYGNKKAK, encoded by the coding sequence ATGAGCACGATATACCAGCTGTCGGAAGCGAACCCGTCCGAGGATCTATTAACCAAGGCGCAAGGACCATATTCCACAATCCTCGCCGATCCACCATGGCAATTCCAGAACCGGACGGGCAAGATGGCACCCGAGCACAAACGCCTGCTGCGCTATCCGACCATGGAGCTGAAAGAGATCATGGATTTGCCCGTTAATAAACTTTCCGCCGCCAAATCACATCTATACCTGTGGGTGCCGAACGCGCTGCTTCAGGAAGGGCTCAGAGTGATGGAAGCCTGGGGATTCACGTATAAGACGAACCTGGTCTGGTACAAGGTTCGCAAAGACGGCGGTCCCGACGGCCGCGGAGTCGGGTTCTATTTCCGCAATGTCACGGAACTTGTCTTGTTCGGGGTTCGGGGAAGCATGCGAACGCTTCAGCCCGGGCGCACCATGGTGAACCTGCTTTATACGCGTAAACGCGAGCACTCGCGCAAGCCGGACGAACTGTACTCCATGATAGAGGCGTGTTCCCCCGGGCCCTACTTCGAACTTTTCGCCAGGTTCCGGAGGCCGGGCTGGGACCAATGGGGCAACGAGGATGTCGAAGTTAACTCCTTTCATGGGGTCGCCAAACGGAAAGCGCACGGCGACCCGCAGATGAGACTTTTTGAGAGCCCAAGGGGATATGGAAATAAAAAGGCCAAGTAG